The Anopheles merus strain MAF chromosome 2L, AmerM5.1, whole genome shotgun sequence genome has a segment encoding these proteins:
- the LOC121593974 gene encoding intraflagellar transport protein 74 homolog isoform X3, giving the protein MRRMLLVYGPPSALRSGTASRLVANNGISMISSTSQRIGTALGNAGNRMADRPITQHGISGLSTSYGRLGTAGSSNRQIKDKRYWQAVLQSKIQEINQETTKILKEKKFLDRERSARKLYEKRVKEAAKELTNLQSTLTSMNLALDNCTSGMTRQHLLNETVALRERNEHIQEQLEVIFKQRQQKDIENKALERNTEQEKNKVIEMINSLPEEDQHKYREYQALSENLRKQNAIYHSQISEMEKQKDRLNTMIMNSQSRSEAHRLKSKLKELLNKRNALREEENNRLSPAQEREKLINDVRSNNQALASIGKQLKIVEDQLIEKKESLQQIDQDLEEGNSERHVKYKELKKRDDVMSAFMDSFKSNMHQEQQCIDTLKNQITYAIEQITMQGINMNGMYDAKLEGNGFTSKNDLNSHSGLMKEYKKLGIQLKQLQILEKRTVQQMNSLRQEETEALQSIQKYANLEIPRSEAIAKMNELTTILQEMEDKKRVTENVVDEARNRNHEIKINLKSNDTYRQISHLEDKLIDLMKDNKVLQETVKNIQQENDYSKIRTEVHELVNEHNTLLIL; this is encoded by the exons atgcgacgaatgttgctggtatacGG ACCACCTTCTGCATTGCGCTCTGGAACTGCAAGTAGGCTCGTGGCAAATAATGGGATTTCTATGATTTCGTCGACATCCCAACGCATTGGAACAGCTTTAGGAAATGCTGGAAAT CGCATGGCAGACCGTCCAATTACACAGCATGGCATCAGTGGCCTTTCGACGTCTTACGGACGTCTTGGAACTGCTGGTAGTAGTAATCGTCAAATTAAAGACAAACGCTACTGGCAAGCAGTATTACAAAGCAAAATTCAAGAAATCAATCAAGAAACAACAAAgattttgaaagaaaaaaagtttctcgATCGTGAACGATCAGCTAGAAAGCTGTACGAGAAACGTGTAAAAGAAGCTGCAAAAGAATTGACAAACCTACAATCCACCCTAACGTCGATGAATTTAGCCTTGGACAACTGTACATCGGGTATGACACGGCAACATCTATTAAACGAAACGGTAGCATTACGAGAACGCAACGAGCACATTCAGGAACAGTTGGAGGTAATTTTCAAGCAGCGACAACAAAAAGACATCGAAAACAAGGCTCTGGAACGAAATACTGAACAGGAGAAAAATAAGGTGATTGAAATGATCAATTCGCTACCAGAAGAGGATCAGCACAAATATCGGGAATACCAAGCTTTGTCGGAAAATCTTCGCAAACAGAATGCCATTTACCATAGCCAGATAAGCgagatggaaaaacaaaaggaCAGACTTAACACAATGATTATGAACTCACAATCTCGTTCTGAAGCACATCGTCTAAAATCAAAGTTGAAAGAATTGCTAAATAAACGAAATGCTTTACGAGAAGAGGAAAACAATCGCCTCTCGCCAGCTCAGGAGCGCGAAAAACTAATCAACGATGTACGATCTAACAACCAGGCGCTAGCTAGTATTGGCAAACAACTAAAGATCGTTGAAGATCAattgatagaaaaaaaagaatcattaCAGCAGATCGACCAAGATCTTGAAGAAGGAAACTCCGAGCGCCATGTAAAGTACAAGGAGCTTAAAAAACGAGATGATGTAATGTCGGCATTTATGGACAGTTTTAAAAGCAATATGCATCAGGAACAGCAAT GTATAGATACgctgaaaaatcaaatcacaTATGCTATTGAGCAAATTACAATGCAAGGAATCAACATGAACGGGATGTATGATGCGAAACTAGAAGGAAACGGATTTACATCTAAGAATGATCTTAATTCTCACTCGGGACTGATGAAGGAATACAAAAAGCTTGGCATACAACTCAAGCAACTCCAAATATTGGAAAAACGTACAGTGCAACAAATGAATTCTCTACGCCAGGAAGAAACAGAAGCTCTGCAAAGTATTCAAAAGTATGCTAACTTGGAAATACCTCGATCCGAGGCAATTGCAAAAATGAATGAGCTTACTACCATCCTTCAAGAGATGGAAGATAAAAAACGTGTTACAGAAAATGTGGTCGATGAAGCTCGCAATAGAAACCATGAGATAAAGATTAATCTGAAAAGTAACGATACATATCGACAAATTTCTCATCTTGAAGATAAGCTGATAGATTTAATGAAAGACAATAAAGTGCTTCAAGAAACAGTGAAAAACATACAGCAG GAAAACGACTACTCGAAAATACGTACTGAAGTGCATGAATTAGTAAATGAACACAATACACTTttaattttgtaa
- the LOC121593974 gene encoding intraflagellar transport protein 74 homolog isoform X1: protein MEDVKNNSSARSYSDRPASRRGLGPTNNLFASINTTTSATPSPVAIIRPGTALKPPSALRSGTASRLVANNGISMISSTSQRIGTALGNAGNRMADRPITQHGISGLSTSYGRLGTAGSSNRQIKDKRYWQAVLQSKIQEINQETTKILKEKKFLDRERSARKLYEKRVKEAAKELTNLQSTLTSMNLALDNCTSGMTRQHLLNETVALRERNEHIQEQLEVIFKQRQQKDIENKALERNTEQEKNKVIEMINSLPEEDQHKYREYQALSENLRKQNAIYHSQISEMEKQKDRLNTMIMNSQSRSEAHRLKSKLKELLNKRNALREEENNRLSPAQEREKLINDVRSNNQALASIGKQLKIVEDQLIEKKESLQQIDQDLEEGNSERHVKYKELKKRDDVMSAFMDSFKSNMHQEQQCIDTLKNQITYAIEQITMQGINMNGMYDAKLEGNGFTSKNDLNSHSGLMKEYKKLGIQLKQLQILEKRTVQQMNSLRQEETEALQSIQKYANLEIPRSEAIAKMNELTTILQEMEDKKRVTENVVDEARNRNHEIKINLKSNDTYRQISHLEDKLIDLMKDNKVLQETVKNIQQENDYSKIRTEVHELVNEHNTLLIL, encoded by the exons ATGGAAGATGTTAAAAATAACTCATCGGCACGTTCCTATTCAGACCGTCCTGCATCCCGAAGAGGTTTAGGTCCAACTAACAATCTATTTGCTTCAATTAACACAACCACCTCAGCAACGCCTAGCCCGGTTGCCATCATAAGACCCGGAACTGCTTTGAA ACCACCTTCTGCATTGCGCTCTGGAACTGCAAGTAGGCTCGTGGCAAATAATGGGATTTCTATGATTTCGTCGACATCCCAACGCATTGGAACAGCTTTAGGAAATGCTGGAAAT CGCATGGCAGACCGTCCAATTACACAGCATGGCATCAGTGGCCTTTCGACGTCTTACGGACGTCTTGGAACTGCTGGTAGTAGTAATCGTCAAATTAAAGACAAACGCTACTGGCAAGCAGTATTACAAAGCAAAATTCAAGAAATCAATCAAGAAACAACAAAgattttgaaagaaaaaaagtttctcgATCGTGAACGATCAGCTAGAAAGCTGTACGAGAAACGTGTAAAAGAAGCTGCAAAAGAATTGACAAACCTACAATCCACCCTAACGTCGATGAATTTAGCCTTGGACAACTGTACATCGGGTATGACACGGCAACATCTATTAAACGAAACGGTAGCATTACGAGAACGCAACGAGCACATTCAGGAACAGTTGGAGGTAATTTTCAAGCAGCGACAACAAAAAGACATCGAAAACAAGGCTCTGGAACGAAATACTGAACAGGAGAAAAATAAGGTGATTGAAATGATCAATTCGCTACCAGAAGAGGATCAGCACAAATATCGGGAATACCAAGCTTTGTCGGAAAATCTTCGCAAACAGAATGCCATTTACCATAGCCAGATAAGCgagatggaaaaacaaaaggaCAGACTTAACACAATGATTATGAACTCACAATCTCGTTCTGAAGCACATCGTCTAAAATCAAAGTTGAAAGAATTGCTAAATAAACGAAATGCTTTACGAGAAGAGGAAAACAATCGCCTCTCGCCAGCTCAGGAGCGCGAAAAACTAATCAACGATGTACGATCTAACAACCAGGCGCTAGCTAGTATTGGCAAACAACTAAAGATCGTTGAAGATCAattgatagaaaaaaaagaatcattaCAGCAGATCGACCAAGATCTTGAAGAAGGAAACTCCGAGCGCCATGTAAAGTACAAGGAGCTTAAAAAACGAGATGATGTAATGTCGGCATTTATGGACAGTTTTAAAAGCAATATGCATCAGGAACAGCAAT GTATAGATACgctgaaaaatcaaatcacaTATGCTATTGAGCAAATTACAATGCAAGGAATCAACATGAACGGGATGTATGATGCGAAACTAGAAGGAAACGGATTTACATCTAAGAATGATCTTAATTCTCACTCGGGACTGATGAAGGAATACAAAAAGCTTGGCATACAACTCAAGCAACTCCAAATATTGGAAAAACGTACAGTGCAACAAATGAATTCTCTACGCCAGGAAGAAACAGAAGCTCTGCAAAGTATTCAAAAGTATGCTAACTTGGAAATACCTCGATCCGAGGCAATTGCAAAAATGAATGAGCTTACTACCATCCTTCAAGAGATGGAAGATAAAAAACGTGTTACAGAAAATGTGGTCGATGAAGCTCGCAATAGAAACCATGAGATAAAGATTAATCTGAAAAGTAACGATACATATCGACAAATTTCTCATCTTGAAGATAAGCTGATAGATTTAATGAAAGACAATAAAGTGCTTCAAGAAACAGTGAAAAACATACAGCAG GAAAACGACTACTCGAAAATACGTACTGAAGTGCATGAATTAGTAAATGAACACAATACACTTttaattttgtaa
- the LOC121593974 gene encoding intraflagellar transport protein 74 homolog isoform X2 — protein sequence MMLKILLLFIYTETSQFLIIRPGTALKPPSALRSGTASRLVANNGISMISSTSQRIGTALGNAGNRMADRPITQHGISGLSTSYGRLGTAGSSNRQIKDKRYWQAVLQSKIQEINQETTKILKEKKFLDRERSARKLYEKRVKEAAKELTNLQSTLTSMNLALDNCTSGMTRQHLLNETVALRERNEHIQEQLEVIFKQRQQKDIENKALERNTEQEKNKVIEMINSLPEEDQHKYREYQALSENLRKQNAIYHSQISEMEKQKDRLNTMIMNSQSRSEAHRLKSKLKELLNKRNALREEENNRLSPAQEREKLINDVRSNNQALASIGKQLKIVEDQLIEKKESLQQIDQDLEEGNSERHVKYKELKKRDDVMSAFMDSFKSNMHQEQQCIDTLKNQITYAIEQITMQGINMNGMYDAKLEGNGFTSKNDLNSHSGLMKEYKKLGIQLKQLQILEKRTVQQMNSLRQEETEALQSIQKYANLEIPRSEAIAKMNELTTILQEMEDKKRVTENVVDEARNRNHEIKINLKSNDTYRQISHLEDKLIDLMKDNKVLQETVKNIQQENDYSKIRTEVHELVNEHNTLLIL from the exons ATGATGTTGAAAAttctattattattcatttacaCTGAAACATCACAGTTTTTGATCATAAGACCCGGAACTGCTTTGAA ACCACCTTCTGCATTGCGCTCTGGAACTGCAAGTAGGCTCGTGGCAAATAATGGGATTTCTATGATTTCGTCGACATCCCAACGCATTGGAACAGCTTTAGGAAATGCTGGAAAT CGCATGGCAGACCGTCCAATTACACAGCATGGCATCAGTGGCCTTTCGACGTCTTACGGACGTCTTGGAACTGCTGGTAGTAGTAATCGTCAAATTAAAGACAAACGCTACTGGCAAGCAGTATTACAAAGCAAAATTCAAGAAATCAATCAAGAAACAACAAAgattttgaaagaaaaaaagtttctcgATCGTGAACGATCAGCTAGAAAGCTGTACGAGAAACGTGTAAAAGAAGCTGCAAAAGAATTGACAAACCTACAATCCACCCTAACGTCGATGAATTTAGCCTTGGACAACTGTACATCGGGTATGACACGGCAACATCTATTAAACGAAACGGTAGCATTACGAGAACGCAACGAGCACATTCAGGAACAGTTGGAGGTAATTTTCAAGCAGCGACAACAAAAAGACATCGAAAACAAGGCTCTGGAACGAAATACTGAACAGGAGAAAAATAAGGTGATTGAAATGATCAATTCGCTACCAGAAGAGGATCAGCACAAATATCGGGAATACCAAGCTTTGTCGGAAAATCTTCGCAAACAGAATGCCATTTACCATAGCCAGATAAGCgagatggaaaaacaaaaggaCAGACTTAACACAATGATTATGAACTCACAATCTCGTTCTGAAGCACATCGTCTAAAATCAAAGTTGAAAGAATTGCTAAATAAACGAAATGCTTTACGAGAAGAGGAAAACAATCGCCTCTCGCCAGCTCAGGAGCGCGAAAAACTAATCAACGATGTACGATCTAACAACCAGGCGCTAGCTAGTATTGGCAAACAACTAAAGATCGTTGAAGATCAattgatagaaaaaaaagaatcattaCAGCAGATCGACCAAGATCTTGAAGAAGGAAACTCCGAGCGCCATGTAAAGTACAAGGAGCTTAAAAAACGAGATGATGTAATGTCGGCATTTATGGACAGTTTTAAAAGCAATATGCATCAGGAACAGCAAT GTATAGATACgctgaaaaatcaaatcacaTATGCTATTGAGCAAATTACAATGCAAGGAATCAACATGAACGGGATGTATGATGCGAAACTAGAAGGAAACGGATTTACATCTAAGAATGATCTTAATTCTCACTCGGGACTGATGAAGGAATACAAAAAGCTTGGCATACAACTCAAGCAACTCCAAATATTGGAAAAACGTACAGTGCAACAAATGAATTCTCTACGCCAGGAAGAAACAGAAGCTCTGCAAAGTATTCAAAAGTATGCTAACTTGGAAATACCTCGATCCGAGGCAATTGCAAAAATGAATGAGCTTACTACCATCCTTCAAGAGATGGAAGATAAAAAACGTGTTACAGAAAATGTGGTCGATGAAGCTCGCAATAGAAACCATGAGATAAAGATTAATCTGAAAAGTAACGATACATATCGACAAATTTCTCATCTTGAAGATAAGCTGATAGATTTAATGAAAGACAATAAAGTGCTTCAAGAAACAGTGAAAAACATACAGCAG GAAAACGACTACTCGAAAATACGTACTGAAGTGCATGAATTAGTAAATGAACACAATACACTTttaattttgtaa
- the LOC121593974 gene encoding intraflagellar transport protein 74 homolog isoform X4, whose protein sequence is MISSTSQRIGTALGNAGNRMADRPITQHGISGLSTSYGRLGTAGSSNRQIKDKRYWQAVLQSKIQEINQETTKILKEKKFLDRERSARKLYEKRVKEAAKELTNLQSTLTSMNLALDNCTSGMTRQHLLNETVALRERNEHIQEQLEVIFKQRQQKDIENKALERNTEQEKNKVIEMINSLPEEDQHKYREYQALSENLRKQNAIYHSQISEMEKQKDRLNTMIMNSQSRSEAHRLKSKLKELLNKRNALREEENNRLSPAQEREKLINDVRSNNQALASIGKQLKIVEDQLIEKKESLQQIDQDLEEGNSERHVKYKELKKRDDVMSAFMDSFKSNMHQEQQCIDTLKNQITYAIEQITMQGINMNGMYDAKLEGNGFTSKNDLNSHSGLMKEYKKLGIQLKQLQILEKRTVQQMNSLRQEETEALQSIQKYANLEIPRSEAIAKMNELTTILQEMEDKKRVTENVVDEARNRNHEIKINLKSNDTYRQISHLEDKLIDLMKDNKVLQETVKNIQQENDYSKIRTEVHELVNEHNTLLIL, encoded by the exons ATGATTTCGTCGACATCCCAACGCATTGGAACAGCTTTAGGAAATGCTGGAAAT CGCATGGCAGACCGTCCAATTACACAGCATGGCATCAGTGGCCTTTCGACGTCTTACGGACGTCTTGGAACTGCTGGTAGTAGTAATCGTCAAATTAAAGACAAACGCTACTGGCAAGCAGTATTACAAAGCAAAATTCAAGAAATCAATCAAGAAACAACAAAgattttgaaagaaaaaaagtttctcgATCGTGAACGATCAGCTAGAAAGCTGTACGAGAAACGTGTAAAAGAAGCTGCAAAAGAATTGACAAACCTACAATCCACCCTAACGTCGATGAATTTAGCCTTGGACAACTGTACATCGGGTATGACACGGCAACATCTATTAAACGAAACGGTAGCATTACGAGAACGCAACGAGCACATTCAGGAACAGTTGGAGGTAATTTTCAAGCAGCGACAACAAAAAGACATCGAAAACAAGGCTCTGGAACGAAATACTGAACAGGAGAAAAATAAGGTGATTGAAATGATCAATTCGCTACCAGAAGAGGATCAGCACAAATATCGGGAATACCAAGCTTTGTCGGAAAATCTTCGCAAACAGAATGCCATTTACCATAGCCAGATAAGCgagatggaaaaacaaaaggaCAGACTTAACACAATGATTATGAACTCACAATCTCGTTCTGAAGCACATCGTCTAAAATCAAAGTTGAAAGAATTGCTAAATAAACGAAATGCTTTACGAGAAGAGGAAAACAATCGCCTCTCGCCAGCTCAGGAGCGCGAAAAACTAATCAACGATGTACGATCTAACAACCAGGCGCTAGCTAGTATTGGCAAACAACTAAAGATCGTTGAAGATCAattgatagaaaaaaaagaatcattaCAGCAGATCGACCAAGATCTTGAAGAAGGAAACTCCGAGCGCCATGTAAAGTACAAGGAGCTTAAAAAACGAGATGATGTAATGTCGGCATTTATGGACAGTTTTAAAAGCAATATGCATCAGGAACAGCAAT GTATAGATACgctgaaaaatcaaatcacaTATGCTATTGAGCAAATTACAATGCAAGGAATCAACATGAACGGGATGTATGATGCGAAACTAGAAGGAAACGGATTTACATCTAAGAATGATCTTAATTCTCACTCGGGACTGATGAAGGAATACAAAAAGCTTGGCATACAACTCAAGCAACTCCAAATATTGGAAAAACGTACAGTGCAACAAATGAATTCTCTACGCCAGGAAGAAACAGAAGCTCTGCAAAGTATTCAAAAGTATGCTAACTTGGAAATACCTCGATCCGAGGCAATTGCAAAAATGAATGAGCTTACTACCATCCTTCAAGAGATGGAAGATAAAAAACGTGTTACAGAAAATGTGGTCGATGAAGCTCGCAATAGAAACCATGAGATAAAGATTAATCTGAAAAGTAACGATACATATCGACAAATTTCTCATCTTGAAGATAAGCTGATAGATTTAATGAAAGACAATAAAGTGCTTCAAGAAACAGTGAAAAACATACAGCAG GAAAACGACTACTCGAAAATACGTACTGAAGTGCATGAATTAGTAAATGAACACAATACACTTttaattttgtaa
- the LOC121592901 gene encoding eukaryotic translation initiation factor 3 subunit C, translating into MSRFFAGGSDSDSDSSSDSEPVIRQQVAQFTFSDEEEDVKRIVRSKKEKRYEDLSNIIKSIRNHKKIKDMSSVLTSFEEFMRAYTKALPVVMKEENGVTPRIVVRALAELEDFVNESWDDKDSRKNLSKNNNKALGTLRQKFRKYIKDFESDMKRFRAAPEDFAEEEEDDEREDEKGSDEEEEKVVVQVEPKAVSFKKEPEKVKPVKPVADSDSSDWGSDSDSDSTSSDEDAKYTSIRDRFLKKPEKGTEEISSTPSGVPGDDAFKKEKKKKTGETLSKKKKPKQDEMFDENEEEEEGWKVVNGTRSGASEQPKMFAKDAEIDTKLVVNKLNEVMAARGKKRTDRKMQIEFLRELRTVAETNNLGPAVAVKIRFNIVSAIFDYNPKVSGAMKLEHWSKLLEEIQELLKLLLAHEDVHLSESILDEYEEYDTAPFKIRGCMLTAVERLDDEFTKLLKECDPHSNEYVDRLKDEVPVTNIIEQVVTYVERLGNEMEICRIYLRKIDHLYYKFDPEVLKKRKGQLPANTITSVEEMDKLCRYIYAKDQTDRLRTRAILSHIFHHALHDNWFQARDLVLMSHLQETIHHSDPATQILYNRMMANLGLCAFRHGNIKDAHLCLVDLMMTGKPKELLAQGLVPQRQHERSLEQEKIEKQRQMPFHMHINLELLECVYLVSAMLLEIPYMAAHEFDARRRMISKTFYQQLRSSERQSLVGPPESMREHVVAAAKAMRHGDWNACANFIVNKKMNVKVWDLFYEANRVREMMIKFIKEESLRTYLFTYSNVFASISVPHLADMFKLPKSKVHSLISKMIINEELMASLDDPTETIVMHRSEPSRLQALSMQLADKVTNLVDANERIFEMKQGNFFQRGGNQGYNRDRQNYRNQNQNQNWNNNRRQDNRNRGNRGNQNRGEGREQREHHRDHHRDQREHREHQREFREQREQMRNVEYQNKAE; encoded by the exons ATGTCTCGTTTCTTCGCCGGTGGTTCGGACTCTGATTCCGACAGTTCTTCTGATAGCGAGCCAGTAATTCGTCAGCAAGTGGCTCAGTTCACG TTCAGtgatgaggaggaggacgtCAAGCGCATCGTAAGATCGAAGAAGGAGAAGCGCTATGAAGACCTCTCCAATATCATCAAGAGTATCCGGAACCATAAGAAGATCAAGGATATGTCGAGTGTATTGACGAGCTTTGAGGAATTTATGCGAGCGTATACGAAGGCGTTGCCGGTAGTTATGAAGGAAGAGAATGGCGTAACGCCTCGTATTGTCGTTCGTGCGCTTGCCGAGCTTGAGGACTTTGTTAATGAGAGCTGGGACGACAAGGATAGTCGCAAAAATCTCTCGAAGAATAATAACAAAGCACTAGGAACTCTGCGACAAAAATTCAGGAAATACATCAAAGATTTCGAGTCGGATATGAAGCGTTTCCGCGCCGCTCCAGAAGATTTTGCcgaagaggaagaggatgaTGAACGCGAAGACGAAAAGGGGTCCGatgaggaagaggagaaggttGTGGTTCAAGTCGAGCCGAAAGCGGTATCCTTCAAAAAGGAACCAGAGAAGGTCAAACCTGTTAAGCCTGTGGCGGATTCCGATTCGTCGGACTGGGGCAGCGATTCCGACTCGGACAGCACCTCTTCCGACGAGGATGCTAAATACACCAGCATTCGCGACCGGTTCTTGAAGAAACCAGAGAAGGGTAcggaagaaatttcttcaacaCCTTCCGGTGTACCTGGTGACGATGCGTTtaagaaagagaagaagaagaaaacgggCGAAACTTtgagcaagaagaagaaacccaAGCAAGATGAAATGTTTGATGAgaacgaggaggaggaagaaggtTGGAAGGTGGTGAACGGAACAAGGTCCGGTGCTTCCGAGCAGCCGAAAATGTTCGCCAAGGATGCAGAAATCGACACGAAGCTGGTCGTAAACAAGCTGAACGAAGTGATGGCTGCCCGAGGTAAAAAACGTACTGATCGAAAAATGCAGATTGAGTTTCTTCGTGAGTTGCGTACAGTGGCCGAGACCAACAATCTTGgcccggcggtggcggtgaaaATTCGTTTCAACATTGTTTCTGCCATATTCGACTACAATCCAAAAGTATCTGGAGCGATGAAACTGGAACACTGGAGTAAACTATTGGAAGAAATTCAAGAACTGCTGAAGCTGCTTCTGGCTCACGAGGATGTGCATCTATCCGAGTCGATCTTGGATGAATACGAAGAGTACGATACTGCACCGTTCAAGATACGAGGCTGCATGCTGACCGCAGTGGAACGGTTGGATGACGAGTTCACAAAACTGTTAAAAGAATGCGATCCGCACAGCAATGAGTACGTTGACCGGCTGAAGGATGAGGTCCCAGTCACGAACATAATAGAACAGGTTGTCACTTACGTCGAGCGACTCGGTAATGAGATGGAAATCTGCCGCATCTATCTACGCAAGATTGATCATCTGTACTACAAATTCGACCCGGAAGTCTTGAAAAAACGAAAGGGTCAACTGCCAGCCAACACCATAACGTCGGTTGAAGAGATGGATAAACTTTGTCGTTACATCTATGCCAAGGATCAAACGGATCGGTTACGCACACGTGCAATCCTTTCGCACATATTTCATCATGCATTGCATGATAACTGGTTCCAGGCGCGTGATTTAGTGCTGATGTCGCACCTGCAGGAAACAATCCATCATTCCGATCCCGCAACCCAGATTCTTTACAATCGTATGATGGCCAACCTAGGGTTGTGTGCCTTCCGCCACGGCAATATCAAGGATGCTCACCTGTGTCTGGTAGATTTAATGATGACGGGTAAACCGAAAGAATTACTCGCTCAAGGACTAGTACCACAACGTCAACACGAACGTTCGCTTGAACAAGAAAAAATCGAGAAGCAACGTCAAATGCCGTTCCACATGCACAttaacttggagctgctcgagTGTGTATATCTGGTGTCTGCTATGCTGCTCGAGATTCCGTACATGGCGGCTCATGAGTTCGATGCGCGTCGTAGAATGATCAGTAAGACTTTCTACCAGCAATTGAGATCATCCGAGCGACAGTCTCTGGTTGGACCACCGGAATCGATGCGCGAGCATGTAGTTGCTGCTGCAAAGGCAATGCGGCACGGCGATTGGAATGCTTGTGCCAACTTCATTGTCAACAAAAAGATGAATGTTAAAGTGTGGGATCTTTTCTACGAAGCTAATCGCGTTCGTGAAATGatgattaaattcattaaaGAAGAATCGCTCCGCACATATTTGTTCACATACTCGAATGTCTTTGCATCGATCAGCGTACCACACTTGGCCGACATGTTCAAGTTACCGAAAAGCAAGGTCCACTCGTTAATCAGCAAAATGATAATCAATGAAGAACTAATGGCATCACTGGATGATCCTACCGAAACGATCGTGATGCATCGTTCTGAACCGTCTCGTCTACAAGCCCTTTCGATGCAGCTGGCGGACAAAGTGACCAATCTGGTGGACGCAAACGAACGAATCTTCGAAATGAAGCAAGGAAACTTCTTCCAGCGTGGCGGTAACCAGGGATACAATCGCGATCGCCAGAATTATCGCAATCAGAATCAAAATCAGAACTGGAACAACAATCGTCGCCAGGACAACCGCAATCGTGGTAACCGCGGTAATCAGAACCGTGGAGAGGGACGGGAACAACGTGAACACCATCGCGATCACCATCGCGACCAGCGCGAACACCGAGAGCATCAGCGAGAATTTAGAGAACAGCGCGAGCAGATGCGCAACGTTGAATACCAAAACAAGGCTGAGTAA